CAGGCGGTTGAGCGAGTCGGTGAGACGCAACAGCTCACTGGGGTGGTTCTCGCTGAGACTTTCACGCTCGCCGGCCTCGACCTGGTCCAGCTCCTGGCTGAGCCCCTTGAGCGCCCGCAGGCCCCAGGTCAGTCCCAGCCACAGCAAGCCGAGCAGCACCGTCAGTGCCGCACCAAAGCCGAGGTAGAGCTTCTTGCGCAGTTGCCCGACGGTTTCCTGGTAACCATGCAAGGGTTGCACGGCGACGATGCTGAACGCGGCATTGCGCCCGCCCAACAGGCGGATCTCTACGTCATAGACGAAGAACTGGTCGCCGTTGTCGGCCTTGACCTTGGTGAACTTGCTGCCCTGGCCGTCGTACACCGGGCGGTAGTCGAGTTCCTCGCCCTCACTGGCCAGCGAACGCCACACCAGTTGCCCGTCACGGTTGAAGATGTAGCCATGCAGGCGGCTGCCGGGCAGGTTGAACTGCTCGCCGGGCAGCAGCGATGGCATCAACAGGCCGCCATTCTCGACCCGAGCAGCGGAAATCATGGTGGTCACGTCGGCGGCCAGGCGCTGCTCGATGGCACCACGCAGCGCCAGGCTGAAGGCGCTCTGCAAGGCCGGCAGCATCAGCAACATGAAGATCACCGCCAGGGTGGCGGCGCCGAGCATCAGCCGCAGGCGCAGCGAACGAATCATGTACAGCGCTCAGTGAACAGGTAGCCCATGCCTCGCACGGTTTCGATGGGTTTGAAGGCGGCGGCGGTATCCAGCTTGCGGCGCAGGCGACCGACCAGCACCTCGATGACGTTCGGATCACGCTCGTCATCGTCGGGGTACAGCTGCTCCATCAGGCGCTCTTTGGGCACCACTTGCTGATGATGCAGCATGAGGTATTCAAGAATGCGGTATTCATAGGCGGTCAGCGGCAGCGGCTGTTCTTCCAGCGCCGCCTGCTTGCGGTTCAGATCCAGCAGCAGCGGGCCGGCAGTGATGGTCGACTGGATGAAACCACTGGAACGCCGCAGCAACGCATTGAGCCGCGCCTCGAGCTCTTCGAACTGGAACGGCTTGACCACGTAGTCATCGGCACCGGCGGCCAGCCCCTCGACCTTGTCCTGCCAGTTGCCACGGGCGGTGAGGATCAGGATCGGGAACGCCTTGCCCAGATTGCGCAGTTGGCGGATCAGCTCCAGCCCGCTCAGGCCCGGCAGGCCCAGGTCGATGATCGCCAAGTCGTGGTTGAACTGCCCCACCTGGTACAGGGCCTCTTCGGCGTTGGCCACCGCCTCGACCACATGCCCGGCCTCGCTCAAGCGCGTACGCAAGTGATGGCGCAGCAGCGCCTCATCCTCGACCACCAACAACTTCATGCAGCTCTCCCGGATGCCCGCGCATCCTCAGGACTAATGACGGCGGTCCGCAGACCGCCAGGCAAGCGCCCGATCCATAGGCTGCATCATAGCGGTCTTGTGCCGCCACGAGCCATGGCCTGGACATCCTTGGATCCACAGTAATGCCCAGGCGCTGAACCCCGACTGAACACTCGCCGCACACGCCAGCCGGCAAATCGTATAGGCTTTGGCGTGTTTTCCCCCCCTCTCGTACAAAGGAATTGCACATGCGTGTCTGGATTGCATTGACCCTGATGGGCCTGGCCGGCATGGCCCAGGCCGCGGTGAAGACCGAGCAGATCAACTACAAGAGCGCCGACGGCACCCCGCTGGTGGCTTACTACGCGTATGACGATGCGATCAGCGGCAAGCGCCCCGGCGTGCTGGTGGTCCATGAATGGTGGGGCCTGAACGATTACGCCAAGCGTCGCGCACGCGACCTGGCCGAACTGGGCTACGCCGCCATGGCCATCGACATGTACGGTGAAGGCAAGAACACCGAGCACCCCAAGGACGCCCTGACGTTCATGCAAGCGGCACTGAAAGACAGCGACGCCTCCAACAAGCGCTTCGACGCCGGCCTGCAGGAGCTGAAGAAGCAGGCGCAGACCGACCCGGCGAAAATCGCCGCCATCGGCTACTGCTTCGGCGGCAAGGTCGTACTCGACGCGGCGCGTCGCGGTGAACCGCTGGCCGGCGTGGTCAGCTTCCACGGCGCCCTGGCGACCCAGAGCCCGGCCAAGCCAGGTATCAAGGTGCCGATGCTGGTCGAACACGGCGCCGCCGACAGCATGGTCACCGCCAAGGACGTGGAAGCCTTCAAGCAGGAAATGGATGCCGCCAAGGCCGACTACAAGTTCGTCAGCATCGAAGGCGCCAAGCACGGCTTCACCAACCCCGACGCCGACCGCCTGAGCCATGGCGAACACGGTGGCCCGGACATCGGCTACAACAAGGCCGCCGACCAGAGTTCGTGGGCCGACATGCAAGCCTTCTTCAAGAAGATCTTCGGTTAACCCTGCACGGGGAGCGGCGCCGACCGCTCCCCTGCCCACGCCAGACAGCTCGCCATGACCTTCACAGCCCCTCTTCCCG
The Pseudomonas sp. DTU_2021_1001937_2_SI_NGA_ILE_001 DNA segment above includes these coding regions:
- a CDS encoding ATP-binding protein; protein product: MIRSLRLRLMLGAATLAVIFMLLMLPALQSAFSLALRGAIEQRLAADVTTMISAARVENGGLLMPSLLPGEQFNLPGSRLHGYIFNRDGQLVWRSLASEGEELDYRPVYDGQGSKFTKVKADNGDQFFVYDVEIRLLGGRNAAFSIVAVQPLHGYQETVGQLRKKLYLGFGAALTVLLGLLWLGLTWGLRALKGLSQELDQVEAGERESLSENHPSELLRLTDSLNRLLRSEREQRIRYRDSLGDLAHSLKTPLTVLQGVSENIAKRPEDVEQARVLQSQIERMSQQIGYQLQRASLRKSGLVRHYVTLRPVVESLCSTLQKVYRDKSVKVSLEVPEDSQVPMEEAALMEMLGNLLENAYRLCLGEVRVSFVSHPEGDELCVEDDGPGVPASQRARILERGERLDRQNPGQGIGLAVVKDIIESYGARLTLDESPLGGALFRIHFMAE
- a CDS encoding response regulator, which produces MKLLVVEDEALLRHHLRTRLSEAGHVVEAVANAEEALYQVGQFNHDLAIIDLGLPGLSGLELIRQLRNLGKAFPILILTARGNWQDKVEGLAAGADDYVVKPFQFEELEARLNALLRRSSGFIQSTITAGPLLLDLNRKQAALEEQPLPLTAYEYRILEYLMLHHQQVVPKERLMEQLYPDDDERDPNVIEVLVGRLRRKLDTAAAFKPIETVRGMGYLFTERCT
- a CDS encoding dienelactone hydrolase family protein: MRVWIALTLMGLAGMAQAAVKTEQINYKSADGTPLVAYYAYDDAISGKRPGVLVVHEWWGLNDYAKRRARDLAELGYAAMAIDMYGEGKNTEHPKDALTFMQAALKDSDASNKRFDAGLQELKKQAQTDPAKIAAIGYCFGGKVVLDAARRGEPLAGVVSFHGALATQSPAKPGIKVPMLVEHGAADSMVTAKDVEAFKQEMDAAKADYKFVSIEGAKHGFTNPDADRLSHGEHGGPDIGYNKAADQSSWADMQAFFKKIFG